The Citrifermentans bemidjiense Bem genome window below encodes:
- a CDS encoding MucR family transcriptional regulator gives MATLVEIAAQIVASHASSTPMTSDQLIFEIGKVHTALKNLEAGEPVEGSEETKTSLTVKEAFRKGEVVCMICGKGGFKTLARHLNTAHGMKPGEYKKQFSIPGKQPLAAKNYSDARRKMALDRGLADNLAKARGVRMANIEAKKVAPAKPAKPAKPAKPAKPAKPAKAAKAPREAGARAAKAKTA, from the coding sequence ATGGCAACCTTGGTAGAGATCGCGGCTCAAATTGTAGCGTCACATGCGTCAAGCACTCCGATGACCTCAGATCAGCTGATATTCGAGATCGGTAAAGTTCATACCGCTCTCAAAAACCTTGAAGCAGGCGAGCCTGTAGAGGGATCTGAGGAAACTAAAACTTCTCTGACGGTAAAAGAGGCATTCAGAAAAGGCGAGGTAGTTTGCATGATCTGCGGCAAGGGCGGTTTCAAGACCCTGGCGAGACACTTGAACACCGCGCACGGCATGAAACCGGGCGAGTACAAGAAACAGTTCTCAATTCCCGGGAAACAACCGCTCGCCGCAAAGAATTATTCCGACGCCAGGCGCAAGATGGCGCTGGACCGCGGGCTCGCTGACAACCTCGCTAAGGCGCGCGGGGTGCGCATGGCCAACATCGAAGCGAAAAAAGTCGCTCCCGCCAAACCCGCCAAACCCGCCAAACCGGCCAAGCCGGCCAAGCCCGCAAAACCGGCGAAGGCCGCTAAGGCTCCCAGGGAAGCCGGCGCCAGGGCCGCCAAAGCCAAGACAGCCTGA
- a CDS encoding trans-sulfuration enzyme family protein, giving the protein MKIATEAAQIGLQRDTRTGAVTVPIYQTATFRHPGLGQSTGYDYSRSGNPTRQALEEGLAVLEGGCRGFAYASGMAAITSLMFLFKQGDHLIVTEDLYGGSYRLFEKLFQQFGLSFSYVDTSDIELVRQAIRPNTRALFVESLTNPLLKVADVEKLAALCKERDMLCIVDNTFLTPYLLRCLDLGADITVYSGSKYLAGHNDTVCGLVAVKDPALAEQVYFHQNGAGAVLGPQDSWLTVRGIKTLTIRMDRQQENALAIAQWLTLHPQVAKVHYPGLPDHPGHELMKQRGKGFGAMIAFEVTEPHLVNTLLMKTRLISFAESLGGVESLITFPAVQTHADIEPETLKRLGINHLLLRLSVGIEDKDDLIADLAQAFAGGEPE; this is encoded by the coding sequence ATGAAGATCGCAACCGAAGCAGCACAGATAGGCCTGCAGCGCGACACCCGCACCGGAGCGGTGACCGTCCCCATCTACCAGACCGCCACCTTCCGCCATCCCGGTCTTGGTCAGAGCACCGGCTACGACTACAGCAGGTCGGGCAACCCCACGCGCCAGGCGTTAGAGGAAGGGCTCGCCGTCCTGGAGGGAGGGTGCCGCGGCTTCGCCTACGCCTCGGGGATGGCCGCCATCACGAGCCTCATGTTCCTCTTCAAGCAGGGGGACCACCTGATAGTAACCGAGGACCTCTACGGCGGGAGCTACCGGCTTTTCGAGAAGCTGTTCCAGCAGTTCGGGCTCAGCTTCAGCTACGTCGACACGAGCGACATCGAACTGGTGCGCCAGGCCATCCGGCCCAACACCCGCGCGCTCTTCGTAGAGTCCCTCACCAACCCGCTTTTGAAGGTGGCCGACGTCGAGAAACTTGCGGCACTCTGCAAAGAGCGCGACATGCTCTGCATCGTGGACAACACCTTCCTGACTCCGTATCTCTTGCGCTGTCTGGACCTTGGCGCCGACATCACCGTCTATTCCGGGAGCAAGTACCTGGCCGGCCACAACGACACCGTCTGCGGCCTGGTGGCAGTAAAGGACCCGGCGCTTGCCGAGCAGGTCTACTTCCACCAGAACGGCGCCGGCGCCGTCCTAGGCCCGCAGGATTCCTGGCTAACCGTCAGGGGGATCAAGACCCTCACCATCCGGATGGACCGGCAGCAGGAAAACGCCCTTGCCATAGCGCAGTGGTTGACCCTCCACCCGCAAGTCGCGAAGGTGCATTACCCCGGTCTTCCCGATCATCCCGGCCACGAGCTGATGAAACAGCGCGGCAAAGGTTTCGGCGCCATGATCGCCTTCGAAGTGACTGAGCCGCACCTGGTCAACACGCTGTTGATGAAGACCCGTCTGATCTCCTTCGCCGAGAGCCTGGGGGGCGTCGAGAGCCTGATCACCTTCCCCGCGGTGCAGACCCACGCGGACATCGAGCCGGAGACGCTGAAGCGGCTCGGCATAAACCATTTACTGCTCCGCCTTTCGGTGGGGATAGAAGACAAGGACGACCTGATCGCCGACCTGGCGCAGGCGTTCGCAGGAGGAGAACCGGAATGA
- a CDS encoding trans-sulfuration enzyme family protein translates to MKFATELIHGGAPIDPEHGSLSHPIYLSSTFAQRSMEHFGRYDYSRSGNPTREALEEAVAGLEKGAVGLAFASGMAAISSTLLIFAPGDHLVVCEDVYGGTFRALTTVLKGWGLNATFVDATDTAAIAAAIRPETKALYLETPSNPLIKITDLKGAAALAKEKGILTIVDNTFMTPYLQRPLELGCDIVLHSGTKFLNGHSDVLCGFAVAKDPAVGQRIRFIQNAFGAVLGPQDCWLVLRGLKTLKVRMEEHQASAKVIVSWLKEQKEVAKIYYPGLPEHPGYEIHNAQSAGPGAVLSFELSSYEVTRKLLEGVKLSAFAVSLGGVESILSYPAKMSHAAMPPAEREARGIKDTLVRLSVGLEDPEDLIADMESSLR, encoded by the coding sequence ATGAAATTCGCGACCGAACTGATACACGGCGGAGCCCCGATTGACCCGGAGCACGGCTCCCTGAGCCACCCCATCTACCTGAGCTCCACCTTTGCCCAGCGCTCCATGGAGCACTTCGGCAGGTACGACTACTCCCGCTCGGGGAACCCCACCCGCGAGGCGCTCGAAGAGGCGGTGGCCGGGCTTGAGAAAGGCGCCGTCGGCCTTGCCTTCGCCTCCGGCATGGCAGCCATCTCCTCCACCCTGCTCATCTTCGCGCCGGGCGACCATCTGGTTGTCTGCGAAGACGTCTACGGCGGGACCTTCCGCGCCCTCACCACCGTATTGAAGGGTTGGGGGTTGAACGCCACCTTCGTCGACGCGACCGATACGGCCGCTATCGCCGCCGCCATCAGGCCCGAGACCAAGGCGCTCTACCTGGAGACCCCCTCCAACCCGCTCATCAAGATCACCGACCTAAAGGGAGCCGCGGCGCTCGCCAAGGAGAAGGGGATCCTCACCATCGTCGACAACACCTTCATGACCCCGTACTTGCAGCGCCCGCTGGAACTTGGGTGCGACATCGTGCTCCACAGCGGCACCAAGTTCCTGAACGGCCACTCCGACGTCCTCTGCGGCTTCGCCGTCGCCAAGGACCCGGCAGTAGGCCAAAGGATCCGCTTCATCCAGAACGCCTTCGGCGCCGTCCTCGGGCCGCAGGACTGCTGGCTGGTTTTGCGCGGACTGAAAACCTTGAAGGTGCGCATGGAAGAGCACCAGGCAAGCGCCAAGGTGATCGTCTCCTGGCTCAAAGAGCAGAAGGAAGTGGCGAAGATTTACTACCCCGGGCTTCCCGAGCATCCCGGCTACGAGATCCACAACGCCCAGTCCGCCGGCCCGGGCGCCGTACTTTCCTTCGAGTTGTCCAGTTATGAAGTGACCAGGAAGCTACTGGAAGGGGTGAAATTGTCCGCATTCGCCGTGAGCCTGGGAGGGGTGGAAAGCATCCTCTCCTACCCCGCCAAGATGTCGCACGCCGCCATGCCCCCCGCCGAGCGCGAGGCCAGGGGAATCAAGGACACGCTGGTGCGTCTGTCGGTAGGGTTAGAGGACCCCGAGGACCTGATCGCCGACATGGAGAGTTCCCTTAGATAA
- a CDS encoding molecular chaperone DnaJ encodes MTACFQGKLPEEIELEQKRSELASLRARHAELAAELQQLREEIAGFEKNYQATLGLRMSELERLEAEIARLNGGGALDDAEIQEEYLDRETYSRGKTFKSDAGAGSRGRVWKAEEEDIKALYREVAKAIHPDLAGEGAGSLRHELMLKANQAYADEDSRALREILRSWRRHHPERQPESNDTKAELARVKREIAVEAQAVHDLSAQVEQLRSSYVCRFKLRVDNSLAEGSDLFAEMIAAADMNVVRAQRRLAALRSEKAREAAGRTRVRRSIQFPEGLSCGTLYIRDLASADFSQWKKAGPAVGRVEVYIDQAVRLDVKEQAEPSLELLQQLSADDLQALFLYEVTDADLDNIVHLSGLEELYLCGRGLTDAALLCISSLTNLKRIYLYQTAISDRGLVYLQGLQGLKGLTSSGNSITEEGLAIFQKAIPGVKTVSFKWRR; translated from the coding sequence ATGACAGCTTGTTTTCAGGGGAAACTCCCGGAAGAAATCGAACTGGAGCAAAAACGCTCCGAGCTCGCATCGCTGCGCGCCCGGCACGCTGAGCTAGCGGCGGAGCTGCAGCAACTGCGCGAGGAGATAGCCGGTTTCGAGAAGAACTACCAGGCGACTCTTGGGCTGCGCATGTCGGAACTGGAACGACTGGAAGCGGAGATAGCACGCCTGAACGGCGGCGGCGCTTTGGACGATGCAGAGATCCAGGAGGAGTACCTGGACCGCGAAACCTACAGCCGCGGCAAAACCTTCAAATCGGATGCCGGCGCCGGATCGCGGGGCAGGGTCTGGAAGGCTGAAGAAGAGGACATCAAGGCGCTTTACCGGGAGGTCGCCAAGGCGATCCACCCGGACCTTGCCGGGGAGGGCGCCGGCAGCTTGAGGCACGAACTGATGTTGAAGGCGAACCAGGCGTACGCCGACGAAGATTCGCGCGCCTTGCGGGAGATACTGCGCAGTTGGAGAAGGCACCACCCGGAGCGGCAGCCAGAGTCGAACGACACCAAGGCGGAACTGGCGCGGGTGAAACGGGAGATAGCGGTGGAAGCGCAGGCGGTGCACGATCTGAGCGCCCAGGTGGAACAGCTTAGGTCGAGCTACGTCTGCCGCTTTAAACTGCGGGTCGACAATAGCCTGGCGGAGGGGAGCGATCTTTTCGCCGAGATGATCGCGGCCGCGGATATGAATGTCGTTAGGGCGCAGCGCAGGCTTGCCGCCTTGAGAAGCGAGAAGGCACGGGAGGCGGCGGGGCGCACCAGGGTGAGGAGAAGCATCCAATTCCCCGAAGGCCTTTCTTGTGGAACCTTATACATCCGGGATCTTGCTTCGGCGGACTTCAGCCAGTGGAAGAAGGCTGGGCCTGCGGTGGGTAGGGTGGAGGTGTACATCGACCAGGCGGTGCGCCTGGACGTGAAGGAGCAGGCGGAGCCGAGCCTCGAGCTTTTGCAGCAATTGAGTGCTGACGATCTGCAGGCGCTCTTCCTGTACGAGGTGACCGACGCGGACCTCGACAACATCGTTCACCTGAGCGGCCTGGAGGAGCTTTACCTCTGTGGGCGGGGGTTGACCGACGCGGCGCTTCTTTGCATCTCATCGCTCACCAACCTGAAAAGGATCTACTTGTACCAGACCGCCATCTCCGACCGTGGGCTCGTTTACCTCCAGGGGTTGCAGGGGTTGAAGGGGCTCACCAGCAGCGGCAACAGCATCACGGAAGAAGGGCTCGCCATATTCCAGAAAGCCATCCCCGGCGTCAAGACGGTCAGCTTCAAGTGGAGACGGTGA
- a CDS encoding YaiI/YqxD family protein: MKIWIDADACPRVVKDIVFRASERLKVPVCLVANTDLSRAHTSLITSVRVKAGFDVADDYIAENAEACDLVITADIPLAARVVEKGGVALDPRGELYTEENVGERLSYRNLMAELRTDGLLVGGPAQLGLTDRNRFASALDRLLTKMVREHRSQ; this comes from the coding sequence ATGAAGATTTGGATTGATGCAGATGCCTGTCCCCGAGTGGTAAAGGACATTGTGTTCCGCGCTTCAGAGCGTTTGAAAGTGCCGGTTTGTCTGGTAGCCAACACCGACCTTTCGCGCGCTCACACCTCGCTGATAACTTCCGTACGTGTCAAGGCAGGCTTTGACGTAGCCGACGACTACATAGCCGAGAATGCCGAGGCATGCGACCTCGTCATCACCGCCGACATTCCGCTTGCGGCCCGGGTGGTCGAGAAGGGAGGAGTTGCGCTTGATCCTCGCGGCGAGCTCTACACCGAAGAGAATGTCGGCGAGCGGCTTTCCTACCGTAATCTGATGGCCGAGTTGCGGACCGACGGGCTGCTGGTGGGGGGACCTGCCCAGTTGGGCCTCACCGACCGCAATCGTTTCGCCTCCGCCCTCGACCGACTGCTCACCAAGATGGTACGCGAGCACCGTTCCCAGTGA
- a CDS encoding cold-shock protein, with protein sequence MVNGTVKWFNDSKGFGFLEQENGEDVFVHFSAINGDGFKSLTEGDSVTFEIVKGPKGLQAANVSRA encoded by the coding sequence ATGGTAAACGGAACTGTGAAATGGTTTAACGACAGCAAGGGTTTTGGCTTTCTCGAGCAGGAAAATGGCGAGGACGTATTCGTTCATTTCTCCGCTATCAACGGCGACGGCTTCAAATCCCTCACCGAAGGCGACAGCGTGACTTTCGAAATCGTAAAGGGACCGAAAGGGCTTCAGGCAGCTAACGTTTCCAGGGCTTAA
- a CDS encoding energy-coupling factor ABC transporter ATP-binding protein, with protein sequence MSHHILEIDRLRHVYPDGTEALRDVSIRIVHGESVAVIGANGAGKSTLLAHLNGHLLPTSGAVRVGHLPVGRDTLAEIRRTVGMVFHDPDDQLFMPTVYEDVAFGPMNLGLSGEDLERCVKDALRQVDALHLAGKPPYHLSAGEKRRVAIATVLSMAPDILVMDEPGNGLDPYARRQLINLLKDFKHSKIVTSHDLDLVLDLCERTVVLSGGEVRADGPTREIFQDEALLKECRLEKPLSMQGCPICGA encoded by the coding sequence ATGAGTCATCACATACTCGAAATAGATCGCCTGCGCCACGTCTATCCCGACGGCACCGAGGCCCTGCGCGACGTCTCCATCCGCATCGTACATGGGGAATCCGTCGCCGTCATAGGTGCGAACGGTGCAGGGAAGTCGACCCTGCTAGCCCACCTGAACGGGCACCTGCTCCCCACTTCCGGCGCCGTTCGGGTCGGGCATCTCCCCGTCGGTCGCGACACCCTGGCAGAGATCAGGCGCACCGTCGGTATGGTGTTCCACGACCCCGACGACCAGCTCTTCATGCCGACCGTGTATGAGGACGTCGCCTTTGGCCCGATGAACCTTGGCTTGAGCGGCGAGGATCTGGAGCGTTGCGTGAAGGATGCGCTGCGTCAGGTCGATGCGCTGCACCTGGCCGGCAAGCCTCCTTATCATTTGTCCGCCGGCGAGAAACGGAGGGTTGCCATCGCCACCGTTCTTTCCATGGCGCCGGACATACTGGTCATGGACGAACCCGGCAACGGACTCGACCCGTACGCCCGCCGGCAATTGATCAACCTCTTGAAGGATTTCAAGCACAGTAAGATTGTGACCAGCCACGACCTCGACCTGGTGCTGGATCTGTGCGAACGGACCGTAGTGCTAAGCGGTGGAGAAGTGAGGGCGGACGGGCCGACCAGGGAGATATTTCAGGACGAGGCGCTGCTGAAGGAGTGTCGCCTGGAAAAACCGCTTTCCATGCAAGGGTGCCCCATCTGCGGAGCATGA
- the cbiQ gene encoding cobalt ECF transporter T component CbiQ: MASISAALLDLKRLDQLASGTTFLHRLDARAKVLATLVFIVCVVSFDRYQISPLIPFLIFPAFLIAVGELPTRYLLGKVALVAPFAIAVGICNPYFDRQVLLQLGALQVTGGWLSFASIVLRTGLTVGAVFALTALTGFPAICRALQRLGMPRPFALQLMFLYRYLFVLAEEGRRAAKARELRCLGRKGSGLKSYASLLGHLLLRTWQRAERMHMAMLARGFSGTFPEQVKARLRFADVVFLSIWVSLCIVLRLTNVTHSVGSFFTGLLP; the protein is encoded by the coding sequence ATGGCATCTATTAGTGCTGCGCTGCTGGATTTAAAGCGGCTGGATCAACTGGCCTCCGGTACCACTTTCCTGCACCGGCTCGATGCCCGCGCGAAGGTGCTCGCCACGCTGGTCTTTATCGTCTGCGTCGTCTCCTTCGACCGCTACCAGATCTCCCCACTCATCCCTTTTCTTATTTTTCCAGCGTTCCTGATCGCGGTGGGGGAACTCCCAACCCGGTACCTGTTGGGGAAGGTGGCGCTGGTGGCTCCCTTCGCCATCGCCGTAGGAATCTGCAACCCATATTTCGACCGCCAAGTGCTGCTGCAGCTAGGCGCTCTCCAGGTTACCGGCGGCTGGCTTTCCTTCGCCTCCATCGTGCTCCGTACCGGCCTCACCGTGGGCGCCGTCTTCGCGCTTACCGCCCTCACCGGTTTCCCTGCCATCTGCCGCGCTCTGCAGCGCCTCGGTATGCCCCGCCCCTTTGCCTTGCAGCTCATGTTTCTCTACCGCTACCTATTTGTCCTGGCAGAAGAAGGCAGACGCGCCGCCAAGGCCAGGGAACTCCGCTGCTTAGGCAGGAAGGGAAGCGGCCTGAAAAGCTACGCCTCGCTCCTCGGGCATCTTTTGCTGCGAACCTGGCAGCGGGCCGAGCGCATGCACATGGCGATGCTGGCGCGCGGATTCTCCGGAACCTTTCCCGAGCAGGTCAAGGCGCGCCTGCGCTTCGCCGACGTCGTATTCCTTTCCATATGGGTCTCGCTTTGCATCGTCTTGAGGCTCACCAACGTCACCCATTCCGTGGGCTCGTTCTTCACAGGATTACTGCCATGA
- a CDS encoding energy-coupling factor ABC transporter permease, which translates to MHMADALLSPAVGGIMWAVSAGTIALGSAQLRREHDDRQAPLMGVLGAFLFAAQMINFSIPGTGSSGHLGGGLLLAVLLGPSASFLTIASVLVVQALFFADGGLLALGCNIFNLGVIPSFLVYPFLYRALSKGEMSKGDRHLAEPVPGGAPGKLRENAAVMISALVAMQLGSLAVVLETGLSGISSLPLERFLLLMQPIHLAIGAVEGAVTVAILSFVRKARPELLRRAPDNAGRSRFAVLLAFLVIALVTGGFLSQLASKNPDGLEWSFAKAGGKVAAPGAGEGVHGLLAHLQEKSAWFPDYAVKRAAPRPLPSGAGDLPDAASAVPGVVGTILTLALVCVAGALLKRGKERVETPDA; encoded by the coding sequence ATGCATATGGCGGACGCTTTGCTTTCCCCGGCGGTGGGAGGGATCATGTGGGCGGTCTCGGCAGGGACCATCGCCCTCGGTTCAGCCCAACTGCGCCGTGAGCATGACGACCGCCAGGCCCCCCTGATGGGAGTGTTGGGAGCCTTTCTTTTCGCCGCGCAGATGATCAACTTCTCCATACCGGGGACCGGTTCCAGCGGTCACTTGGGCGGCGGCCTGCTGCTGGCGGTCCTGCTCGGCCCTTCGGCCTCCTTCCTGACCATTGCCTCGGTGTTGGTGGTGCAGGCTCTATTCTTTGCCGACGGCGGCCTCTTAGCGCTTGGCTGCAACATCTTCAACCTGGGCGTCATCCCATCCTTTCTGGTCTACCCGTTCTTGTACCGCGCCCTCTCGAAGGGGGAGATGTCGAAGGGGGACAGGCACCTTGCGGAGCCAGTCCCCGGAGGCGCGCCCGGCAAATTGCGGGAGAACGCGGCCGTCATGATATCAGCGCTGGTGGCAATGCAGCTGGGCTCCTTGGCCGTCGTGCTGGAAACCGGTCTGTCGGGTATATCTTCGCTTCCCCTGGAGCGTTTCCTGTTGCTGATGCAACCCATACACCTCGCTATCGGAGCGGTCGAGGGGGCGGTGACAGTCGCCATTCTTTCCTTCGTGCGCAAGGCGCGCCCGGAACTGTTGCGGCGTGCTCCTGACAACGCCGGGCGCTCCCGCTTCGCAGTCTTGCTCGCCTTCCTCGTCATTGCCCTGGTCACCGGCGGCTTCCTTTCCCAATTGGCTTCCAAAAACCCGGACGGGCTGGAATGGTCGTTCGCCAAGGCGGGGGGCAAAGTCGCCGCTCCCGGGGCGGGTGAGGGTGTGCATGGTCTTCTCGCTCACCTGCAGGAGAAAAGCGCCTGGTTCCCCGATTACGCCGTAAAGCGTGCCGCGCCCCGCCCGCTGCCAAGCGGTGCCGGTGATCTGCCGGATGCCGCGAGCGCCGTTCCGGGAGTAGTCGGCACAATCCTCACCCTTGCCCTGGTCTGCGTTGCCGGGGCGTTGTTGAAGAGAGGAAAGGAAAGGGTGGAGACCCCCGATGCCTGA
- a CDS encoding PAS domain-containing hybrid sensor histidine kinase/response regulator gives MAASENKAVHFTANCTVLLAFFVALFFPAGYFVVSYQYVVGSLETEAEINARIVGGLIDDTPGSLHTQAHRLGGMLPQNQNSGHPDFSRILDADGRVLATRGKPPAQPTITKSHDIFFAGKTTGSMKISRSLRPILTKTALVAVFGLSVGLVVFILLPFRAINRANRKLQDSYNFLTKVMESSANAVIVLNPDGKIAMVNGRCTEMSGYRPEDLYGSEIDRLLCPQSFDTVLAQLRQVSSGKAEIVKFETDLLRKDGSTIAIACGATPVYQEGRIASTVLSVENITERRHSVEQLKAAKEYTENLIQAACVMILGLDLKGNVTLLNRTAEEVTGYNTDELIGKNWFETVMGAEAFYKMCTIPGMVGESVNRCAFENQIVTKEGLVRTISWRNSAIIEKDERLGTLCFGIDITEHRKIEAQLRHSQKMESIGQLAGGVAHDFNNMLSVIMGYAQLCQIEVEENSSLWLYLQEVVKAGERSRDMVRKLLAFSRKEIISPRAVDLNIHCIETEKTLSRLIGEEIKLNFIPATTLWTVKIDPSQVDQILMNLAVNARDAMPEGGCLTISTENATVDEAFCDYRLDARPGEYACLTVADTGFGMDRELTKRIFEPFFTTKDVGKGTGLGLATVYGIVTQNGGFLDVDSEPGEGTSFRIYLPRLKDEPVEEAKPCPDQPKGSGTILVVEDDPMLRTMATQMLEKIGYRVIQAEGPQVALSICADLTTFIDLVLTDVIMPEMNGLEMARGIAALRPDTKVLFMTGYSSDVIASHGIIQPGLHYVEKPFNMEGLHAKILEIQAA, from the coding sequence ATGGCCGCCTCAGAAAATAAAGCAGTCCATTTCACCGCAAACTGCACGGTGCTGCTGGCCTTCTTCGTCGCGCTCTTTTTCCCTGCCGGGTACTTCGTCGTGAGTTACCAGTATGTGGTAGGGAGCCTGGAGACCGAAGCCGAGATCAACGCCAGAATTGTAGGTGGGTTGATCGACGACACCCCCGGATCGCTGCATACTCAGGCCCACCGGCTGGGGGGTATGCTTCCGCAGAACCAGAATTCGGGACACCCGGACTTCAGCAGGATCCTCGACGCCGACGGCCGGGTGCTTGCCACCAGGGGCAAGCCACCTGCCCAACCGACGATCACCAAGTCGCACGACATCTTTTTCGCCGGGAAGACCACCGGCAGCATGAAAATCAGCCGCTCGCTCAGGCCTATCTTGACGAAGACCGCACTGGTGGCCGTTTTCGGTCTCTCCGTCGGGCTGGTGGTATTCATACTTCTCCCCTTCCGCGCCATCAACCGCGCCAACCGTAAGCTGCAGGATTCGTACAATTTCCTTACCAAAGTCATGGAGAGCAGCGCCAACGCGGTGATCGTTCTCAATCCGGACGGCAAGATCGCCATGGTTAACGGCCGGTGCACCGAGATGAGCGGCTACCGCCCCGAGGATCTGTACGGCTCGGAAATAGACCGGCTGCTCTGCCCGCAATCGTTCGACACGGTCCTGGCGCAGCTGCGCCAGGTGTCGAGCGGCAAGGCCGAGATCGTCAAGTTCGAGACCGACCTGCTCAGAAAGGACGGCAGCACCATTGCCATCGCCTGCGGCGCGACCCCGGTATACCAGGAAGGACGTATCGCCAGCACGGTGCTCTCGGTGGAGAACATCACCGAGCGGAGGCATTCGGTCGAACAGCTCAAAGCCGCCAAGGAATACACCGAGAACCTGATCCAGGCTGCCTGCGTGATGATCCTGGGGCTCGACCTGAAAGGGAACGTGACCCTTCTGAACCGCACCGCCGAGGAGGTGACCGGGTACAACACCGACGAGCTGATCGGAAAGAACTGGTTCGAGACGGTGATGGGGGCAGAAGCTTTCTACAAGATGTGCACCATCCCGGGGATGGTTGGCGAAAGCGTGAACCGCTGCGCCTTCGAGAATCAGATCGTCACCAAGGAAGGGCTGGTACGCACCATCTCGTGGCGCAACAGCGCCATCATCGAAAAGGACGAACGGCTGGGGACGCTCTGTTTCGGGATCGACATCACCGAGCACCGCAAGATCGAGGCGCAACTCAGGCACTCGCAGAAGATGGAGTCCATCGGGCAGTTGGCCGGCGGCGTCGCCCATGACTTCAACAACATGCTGAGCGTGATCATGGGATACGCCCAGCTCTGCCAGATAGAGGTAGAGGAAAACAGCTCGCTTTGGCTCTACCTCCAGGAGGTCGTCAAGGCGGGCGAGCGCTCGCGCGACATGGTGAGAAAGCTGCTCGCCTTCTCTCGTAAGGAGATCATCTCTCCTAGGGCGGTCGACCTGAACATCCACTGCATCGAGACGGAAAAGACCTTGAGCCGCCTGATCGGCGAGGAGATCAAGCTCAACTTCATCCCTGCCACTACGCTTTGGACCGTGAAGATCGACCCGTCGCAGGTGGACCAGATCCTGATGAACCTGGCGGTCAACGCCCGCGACGCCATGCCCGAAGGGGGGTGCCTGACTATCAGCACCGAGAACGCTACAGTGGACGAGGCATTCTGCGATTACCGCCTCGACGCGCGCCCGGGAGAGTATGCCTGCCTCACCGTGGCGGATACCGGTTTCGGCATGGACAGAGAACTCACCAAAAGGATCTTCGAGCCCTTCTTCACCACCAAGGACGTCGGCAAGGGAACCGGACTCGGGCTCGCCACGGTTTACGGCATCGTCACCCAGAATGGCGGTTTCCTCGACGTCGACAGCGAGCCGGGAGAAGGAACCTCGTTCCGGATCTACCTGCCGCGCCTGAAGGACGAGCCCGTGGAAGAAGCAAAACCGTGCCCCGACCAGCCCAAAGGATCGGGCACGATTTTGGTCGTAGAGGACGACCCCATGCTCCGGACCATGGCGACCCAGATGCTGGAAAAGATCGGCTACCGCGTCATCCAGGCCGAGGGGCCTCAAGTCGCCCTTTCCATCTGTGCGGATCTGACCACGTTCATCGACTTGGTGCTGACCGACGTCATCATGCCCGAGATGAACGGACTGGAGATGGCACGGGGAATCGCCGCACTGCGCCCCGACACCAAGGTGCTCTTTATGACCGGTTACTCTTCCGACGTCATTGCGAGCCACGGCATCATTCAACCAGGACTGCACTACGTCGAGAAGCCGTTCAACATGGAGGGGCTGCATGCGAAGATCCTGGAGATTCAGGCGGCCTGA